The genomic DNA AGTCGGGAATGCCTGGAATCCTGGGGACCGTTGATTTCGGCGGCAAATATCGATCTGAAAGCTTTTACCGAGCAGTTCTATAAGGATGTGTGTGGTGGTCGGCTTCAGCCGGTGCTGGATAACCTGAAGACCATCCGCGATCTGGGCTGGTGGCTGGAAGTGACCACCTTGCTGATCCCCGGCCTGAATGACGACCCTGGGGAGTTGCGGGCCATGGCTGACTTTATTTTCCGGGAACTCGGATCTCAGACCCCATGGCACATTTCCCGGTTTCACCCTGATCACACCATGCTCGACCGACCGCCGACATCGCCGCAGTCATTGAAAAAGGCTTGGGAAATCGGCAAGGAGGCTGGATTGGTCCATGTTTATGTGGGCAACATCACCGGAGTTGCTGGAGAAGGCACCGAATGTTCCGGCTGTGGGGCAACTCTTCTGCGTCGGCATGGGTTTCATGTTCAAAATGTCGGCATGGACAAAGAAGCATGCCAGGCATGCGGCGTATCTGTGGCGGGGCGGGGCATGGACGCCCTGGCACTGGGGGAAACAGCGTGATTGTGGTCTATACTGGAGACGGCAAGGGCAAAACTTCCGCGGCCATGGGGCAGATCCTCCGGGCCCTGGGCCACGGCCTGCGCGTGGCCTGCGCGCAGTTCATGAAACGAGATGGCGTGGCAGGGGAACAACGGTTCCTGTCAATACAACTTGGAGAGAACTTCCGTGTCGGCGGGCTGGGTTTTTTTCGCGACAACCAGGACCGGACCAGGCACCGCGAGGCGGCACTGGCGACCCTGGCCTGGGCAACGGCAAAAATCTCCGAAGGATTGGATGTGCTGGTCATGGATGAAATCTTGTATGCCCTGGGTGCCGGCGTCGTGGAGCAAAGCGAACTCCAGGACGTGCTGAAAACGGCCCGCGAACAGGGTGCCCATGTGATTCTGACTGGGCGGGGACTTCCGGATTGGCTCGGCCAAGAGGCCGACCTGATCACGGAAATGCACACGGCCAAACATCCCTTTAACCAGGGACAGGGGGCGCTCAAGGGGATTGATTTTTGAAGCGCTGCCTGCCGCGTGGCATTCTTTCTGCGATGTAAGTAATTTCAGTTGATTACAGTTCCGTTGTTCCTGAAGGGTAAAATTTGGCAAGGGGATGTGCTTGCAATCTTTTCGGGATTTGACTACTCATAAGCGGTTCGGGGCGTAGCGCAGTTTGGCAGCGCACCTGCCTTGGGAGCAGGGGGTCGGACGTTCAAATCGTCTCGCCCCGACCAGTATGACAACAAGAAGAAGGGTTGCGATGGAAAGCATTGCGACCCTTTTCCTTTTTTTTGCGGGGGGCAGGGATGACAAAGCGGATTGAGCGGTTCACTTACCAGGTTTGGTGGAATCTGTTGTTGATCACCGTTGGGTCGGTGATCATCTCCGTGGCAATGAAGGGCATCGTCGTGCACCATGCCTTTGTTCCCGGCGGGGTGTTCGGTGTTGGATTGCTGATATTTTACGCTTTTCCAGTGGTTTCCGCCGGTATTCTTTACTTTTTGTTGAACATTCCCCTGTTCATTGTCTGTTGGGTCCATGTCAGTCGCCGCTTTTTTTTCTACAGCCTTTACGCCATGATCATTGCCACGGTGACCTACGAGCTGATTAACCTGGACTTTGGCATTCAAGACCAGCTCTACGCGGCCATTGCCGCTGGAGGGATCATCGGCTTTGGCGCGGGCATGGTACTGCGTTCCCTGGGGTCCAACGGTGGGCTGGACGTGGTGGCCGTGCTTCTGAACCAGAAGTACAACATCGGCATCGGCAAAACCTATTTTTTCTTCAATTTCATCTTGTTCAGCGCCAGCCTGTTGGTCTTGGAGATTGATTTGATCATTGCCTCCCTGATCCTGGTGTTCATTACGTCCGTGGTGCTGGAATCCACCCTGGCCCTGTTCAACCAGCGCAAGCTGGTGCTGATCATTTCCGATCGCAGCCAGGATATCGCCAGCGAGATGCTCAGCCGTCTGAAAATGGGCGCGACGTTCATCCGTGGTCACGGAGCCTATTCCCGCAAGGACAAGGACATCATCATGGCCATCACCAACAACATCGTCTTAAAGCGCCTTGAGGAACTGGTCTTTTCCAAGGATGAGCATGCGATTTTCATCGTGGAAAATACCTTTAATGTTCTGGGATCCAGCTTTTCCAAAAGGAAAATTTATTGACCCGCGACCTATCCGCGGAGGGCCGTGAAGAGCAAGATCAAAGCCGGGACAATGGCCACGATCCACTCCCGGAGGCGAACGTTCCGTTCCGGTTGCCATGCTTCGTGATGATCCAGATATCTTGCGGCCACGGCCAGGGTTTGGGTCCATGTGGTCTGACTGAGCACACGGAGCAGACTTAAAGGGATCAGGCGCAGACGGGTTTGCCAAGGGCAGTCCGGCCAGCGCATGGCCAATCCTCGGTGCAATCCTCCAAGGGCAGCCAGCCCCAGGGGCAGGAAATGGATCATCAAGCTGAGAGCCATGGCGGTTTTCCAGGCCTGGGAGCGGAGTAGCGGCCGGAGATACCAGGCAAGCCCCAGCCCAAGGCGACGCGGAGAGGTGGATAGGGTCAGGGTGAAGCCCAGTCCTGCCAGCGCCGTCAATCTGATTCCCAGCTCTCCACCCGCGGCCAGTCCGGCACTCAAGTCGGCTCCGCCCCAGATATCCAACCCAACCTTGAGCCCGGACCAGGTCAAGATGAACATTGCGGCCATCCGCCATAATATACGGTTGGTTTGGGTAAACGCTCCCAGGGCACGGCAAGACAAGAAGGCAAATACCGTCGGGAAAAGCAGGACAACCAGCGGGAGCTGCCAGAGGATCAAGCCGGTGATCAGGGCGAAGGCCAGTTTGGGGCGGGCGTCCAGGGCCAGGAGGGCGCGACCGAGTCCGTTGCGCGGGTTCGGAGCAAGCAGAGGGACGAAAGCCATGTCTCAGTTGAGCTGGGTCGTGGTCGAAGTTGGTTCATGGCGGTCGTCCCAGGGGAGGATGCCCAATCCGGCCCTCCAGGAGCAGGGAGCGCGGACGTCCATGGATTCCAGAAGGGGAAAGACCTCCTGGGCCGGACCAAAGGCTGTTTGGCGGCCGCTACTCAGAACAAGCCAGAGATCAGCCAGATCGGCCAAGGGCTCCAGATCGTGGCAGGCGACGATCTGGGTCAGGCCGTTGTCCTGGTTGTCCTGGAGCATGGCCCGGACTTCCTGGATACCCGGATAGTCAAGCCCGGCAAAGGGTTCGTCCAGGAGCAGGATTTCGGGGCGGCGCAACAGGGCCGTGGCCAGGCAGAGTTTGCGTTTCTGGCCGTGGGACAGGGTATGAACCGGAGTTTCCGGATCAGGTAGGCGCAAGCGAGACGCCAAGTCCAGGGCTTCTGCGCGGCGTTCGGACGACAGGCCCAGACAGATGTCCTCACCGACGGTGGTGCCGATGATGGTCAGATCCGCCTCCTGAAGCACCAGGGCGGTTTTGCGGCGGACCGTCTCACTGTCGTGCATAGCGTCCACCTGCGCGATCCGTAGCGCTCCAGTGGAGGGCGTCAGCAACCCGGCCAACAATGCAAGCAACGTGGATTTGCCCGCGCCATTGGGGCCGACGAGGCCCAGGATTTGGCCTTTGTCCAGTCTGAAACCTATGTCGCGAAGGATGGGCGGGGACGGCGCATAGGCAAAGTGCAATGAACCGGCGCTGATCACCGCGGCAGCAATCCGCGTTTATGCATGATCCGCCATGTGCCCACGGCCATGGCCAGCTTGACCAGGTCCTGAAGGATGAACGGCAGGAAGCCGATGGTCAGAGCCTTGTGCCAGCCGATATCCAGGACGCGGATCAGGTTCAGTAGCCCACAAACGTAAATGAGTCCCAGGCCGCCCAGTCCGGCCAGCAGGCCGATAGCCCAGCCGGGCTTGCGATCCTGGGTGAGCAGGCCGATGGTGCCGGCGGCCAGGATATAGCCGATCAGGTACCCTCCGGTTGGTCCGAAGAGTGCGGCCAACCCGGATTTTCCTCCGACAAATACCGGCATGCCGATGGCTCCGGCCGTGACAAAGAGCAGGGCCGCGATCATTCCATGGGGCCAGCCCAGCAGAAATCCGGCCAGCATGACGAAGAAGGGCTGCATGGAAAAGGGCACGGGCCCCAAGGGAATGGACAAAAACGAGCCCACGGCGATCAGAGAGGCCATCAAGGCGGTCCAGACCATGGCGTGGAGCGATTGCAGGGATGTGCTGGCGGGCATGGTGAGCGATTCTTCCAGGTTGAAAGTTCATCGAGAAAAGGCTGTGTTACCGCTCTATGGTAAGAGACCTCTCAGGATCGCACAAGCCCCAGGTGTTTCCCTTGACGTTTCCCTAATCCGTCACGGCCCTCTTGATCAGCGCAAATAATTCATCCACATCCTCCACCCCGCCCTCGTGGTATTGCACCACTTCGACCCTGGCATCCGAAAGGATTCGGACCAGATAGAGCAGCGGAATCTCTCCGGCTCCCACGGACTCGAACATCAATTGGCGTTCGTCAGGTAGCAGCGGATATGGAATCTGGTGCGAACGTTTGAAGCGCAGGACACTGCGCTGATTGTCGCCCACGCCGATGCCGATCATTTTCAGGCGCTGGCCAAGCTCTGGGTCGTCACGAAGCATGGCAAACAGACGATTGTACTGCTCCACCTCCTGGACGCACTGGTGGCAGTGTTCGCCGTAGTACTTGAGCAGGACAAATTCCGCGGCGACATCGGCAAGAAAGAAATTGGCCGACTCCTGCTGGAGTCCCAGGTAGCCGAAATCACTGCTTCTGTCCGCGGCGGTGAGCACGCAGGGCGGGAAGTACTGGCCCGGCTGAAGACGGTGCGAGCGGGTTTCGCAGACCTGCAGGTCCGGATAGTGCTCACGCCAGGCGATGTACCCGGCCGGGTAGCGAATGACGTTGGTATATCCCAGGCGCACGGCCCAGGTAGCGGCAATCTCGCTGAGCAGTCAACGGAAATCCCGACAATACACCACGATGGGCCGGTCCTTGTCCGGTCCGAAGGTGTCCAGCATGGCCTGGCGGCGTTCCCTGGGCAGGTCACCTCGATCACGCAGATCCACGGGGAGGCTCACGGATTCAGGAATGTGCGCCGCGGCGAATTCGTAGGCAAAGCGCACGTCCACCAAAAGCACATTGGGTTTTTCCTTCAGGAGTCGGTGCAGTTCCGGGGTGGTGATCAGACCGTATCCGTCCCGGTCCGCGCTGCGTTGCGCCTGAATGAACAACGGCGAGCTCTCCTCAGCGGCTATGGCCGGCCAAGCAGTGGCGAGCAGAAACAGGGAGATGGTCAGGGCCTTGAGAGGGTTGGCGAAGTGGTTTCGAGTCATGAGCATGGAGAGCCTCCCATGTCTTTCTGATTTCCATAAACAATACAAGACTGTTCTTCTAGTACGGTGGCATGCAGGGGCGACCCGTAGTCGCCCCTGCATGCATGGTGTTTGGTCATTACCGGAAATAGCCCTGCACGGGGGAACAAAAAAAGGCCGTCCTCCCCCCGCATGTGGGGTTTGGACGGCCTGATTTTATCGCATCGAGGGAACCGTAATCAGCGCGTTAGTTGATCCTGAATTCGCCCGTGGGAGTATAACTGACATTGGCGTCGACATAGTAAACGTCCTTCAATTCAGGGCGCATGAAGTGGAAGAGATAGTAGGCTTCTCCACTGCGTGCCCCCGTGGAGCAGATGAAGACAATGGGCTTCTCATCCGTGCTGAAAGCATCGATTTGATCTTCCAGTTCGTTCACGGTCATGTTCAGGGAGCCGGGAATGTGTCCTGCCGCATACTCGGCCTGGGAGCGCACGTCGATGAGTTGGATGCTTTCCGGGTTGTCCTGCATCAGCTGGACGAAGAAGTCGTTGTCTATGGTTCCTTCAGCCGAACCGGCCTTCAAGGTGCCCTCTTCGGCAGGGGCTTTGGGAGCGGCGGGGGCCGCGGCGGTCATGTGCGGGCCGTCAGCGGTCCAGACCACGTAGCCGCGCTCCACCCACTCCGGATCTCCGGCAGGATAGACGGCCACATTGGTGTACCCCAGGGCCTCGGCCTTCCAGGCGGATTGGTGGCTGAGCGGGCAGTGCGTGCCACCGCAGTAGAAGATCAGCTTGGTGTTCTTGTCCGCTGGCAGAACCTCGGCGGCCATCCGGTCGAACTGGCTGTCCGGCAGGCTGACCGCAGTGGGAATGTGGCCGACATCGTAGCGGGGCTGCTTGGGCCG from Desulfonatronum thioautotrophicum includes the following:
- a CDS encoding energy-coupling factor ABC transporter ATP-binding protein, with the protein product MISAGSLHFAYAPSPPILRDIGFRLDKGQILGLVGPNGAGKSTLLALLAGLLTPSTGALRIAQVDAMHDSETVRRKTALVLQEADLTIIGTTVGEDICLGLSSERRAEALDLASRLRLPDPETPVHTLSHGQKRKLCLATALLRRPEILLLDEPFAGLDYPGIQEVRAMLQDNQDNGLTQIVACHDLEPLADLADLWLVLSSGRQTAFGPAQEVFPLLESMDVRAPCSWRAGLGILPWDDRHEPTSTTTQLN
- a CDS encoding rhodanese-like domain-containing protein, translated to MRKYATPMRLIISALAVLFLAGCASHHGPRTATYDLDPTQVPEPFHTLVDIEFVKPLVFEAMLRTEPPTDTMIIDSRPKQPRYDVGHIPTAVSLPDSQFDSRAAEVLPSDKNALLVFYCGGLHCPLSHQSAWKAEALGYTNVAVYPAGDPEWVKMGYKIWTVRDVRTPLPELDPTQVPEPFHTLVTIDTVRPIVARAVLSATPVTDVMIIDSRPKQPRYDVGHIPTAVSLPDSQFDRMAAEVLPADKNTKLIFYCGGTHCPLSHQSAWKAEALGYTNVAVYPAGDPEWVERGYVVWTADGPHMTAAAPAAPKAPAEEGTLKAGSAEGTIDNDFFVQLMQDNPESIQLIDVRSQAEYAAGHIPGSLNMTVNELEDQIDAFSTDEKPIVFICSTGARSGEAYYLFHFMRPELKDVYYVDANVSYTPTGEFRIN
- the amrS gene encoding AmmeMemoRadiSam system radical SAM enzyme, with translation MHATLEMPHDEARLWKPLRSAKVHCRLCAHFCVIAEGDRGLCGVRINQQGKLYTLVRNTVAALNLDPVEKKPLYHFFPGTKTLSLGTMGCNLSCSFCQNASLSAPPRQGQAVRGERVRAEDVVELALRSQAASISYTYNEPTVFFELVEDVAAKAKEKGLGNIVVSNGFQSRECLESWGPLISAANIDLKAFTEQFYKDVCGGRLQPVLDNLKTIRDLGWWLEVTTLLIPGLNDDPGELRAMADFIFRELGSQTPWHISRFHPDHTMLDRPPTSPQSLKKAWEIGKEAGLVHVYVGNITGVAGEGTECSGCGATLLRRHGFHVQNVGMDKEACQACGVSVAGRGMDALALGETA
- a CDS encoding rhodanese-like domain-containing protein, giving the protein MLMTRNHFANPLKALTISLFLLATAWPAIAAEESSPLFIQAQRSADRDGYGLITTPELHRLLKEKPNVLLVDVRFAYEFAAAHIPESVSLPVDLRDRGDLPRERRQAMLDTFGPDKDRPIVVYCRDFRULLSEIAATWAVRLGYTNVIRYPAGYIAWREHYPDLQVCETRSHRLQPGQYFPPCVLTAADRSSDFGYLGLQQESANFFLADVAAEFVLLKYYGEHCHQCVQEVEQYNRLFAMLRDDPELGQRLKMIGIGVGDNQRSVLRFKRSHQIPYPLLPDERQLMFESVGAGEIPLLYLVRILSDARVEVVQYHEGGVEDVDELFALIKRAVTD
- a CDS encoding YitT family protein, yielding MTKRIERFTYQVWWNLLLITVGSVIISVAMKGIVVHHAFVPGGVFGVGLLIFYAFPVVSAGILYFLLNIPLFIVCWVHVSRRFFFYSLYAMIIATVTYELINLDFGIQDQLYAAIAAGGIIGFGAGMVLRSLGSNGGLDVVAVLLNQKYNIGIGKTYFFFNFILFSASLLVLEIDLIIASLILVFITSVVLESTLALFNQRKLVLIISDRSQDIASEMLSRLKMGATFIRGHGAYSRKDKDIIMAITNNIVLKRLEELVFSKDEHAIFIVENTFNVLGSSFSKRKIY
- a CDS encoding biotin transporter BioY; the encoded protein is MPASTSLQSLHAMVWTALMASLIAVGSFLSIPLGPVPFSMQPFFVMLAGFLLGWPHGMIAALLFVTAGAIGMPVFVGGKSGLAALFGPTGGYLIGYILAAGTIGLLTQDRKPGWAIGLLAGLGGLGLIYVCGLLNLIRVLDIGWHKALTIGFLPFILQDLVKLAMAVGTWRIMHKRGLLPR
- a CDS encoding cob(I)yrinic acid a,c-diamide adenosyltransferase; amino-acid sequence: MIVVYTGDGKGKTSAAMGQILRALGHGLRVACAQFMKRDGVAGEQRFLSIQLGENFRVGGLGFFRDNQDRTRHREAALATLAWATAKISEGLDVLVMDEILYALGAGVVEQSELQDVLKTAREQGAHVILTGRGLPDWLGQEADLITEMHTAKHPFNQGQGALKGIDF